In a genomic window of Flavobacterium sp. KACC 22761:
- a CDS encoding M28 family peptidase has protein sequence MKKNPTSILGFLCVLGILGIIYATMMPQYISREEEALAEFSTERAMNQVEIIAQKPHYVGSTNHELVANYLILELNRIGLETSIQEGFTLNERGLLVKSKNILARIKGSNNSKALLLLSHYDSAPHSFSKGASDDASGVATILEGIRAFLYAKQPQKNDIIILFSDAEELGLNGAALFVNKHPWAKDVGLVLNFEARGSSGPSYMLMETNQGNKTLVKEFANAKAAYPVSNSLMYSIYKMLPNDTDLTVFREQGKIQGFNFAFIDGHYNYHTQQDDVQHLNKTTLAHQGSYLMPLLKYFANTDLNETDSTEDDVYFNIPFSFISYPFSWVIPMTIIALGLLILFIFIGKAKHIVNFREIFKGFVPLIGAILIAGLVTFLGWKIVLEIYPQYSDLLNGFTYNGHAYIGAFVTLSIAICFAFYHHFSETKATMNHFVSALLLWIIINGFIANSLVGAGFLIVPVYFGVILFGIYVLTGHNSLGVNLVFSIPALIIVAPFIVMFPVGLGLKILFGSAVLTVLLFGLLLPIFGAFIKKGVWTILFFGFSIGFFIYAGYHSGYEHGKAKSNSLLYVYNANTNSAVWTTYDINLDDWTKSYLGEKNQKAVGLNSLPLASKYNSGFTYSAIAPVVDVPKPTIAFLRDSVIGNKRYLKIRITPNRKVNRYDIFANPKMTFYNFKANGVSESGAKTNRLEREGAKILCYYVVGNEPLEMEFYINKSSIFDMDLIESSFDLMTNPLLKVKPRSDWMMPTPFVLNDAVLIQQKIKRYVAPVPQVPAAPVTDSLTVAKDSIKPIVQPQ, from the coding sequence ATGAAAAAAAACCCCACCTCAATTCTTGGATTTCTTTGTGTATTAGGCATTTTGGGCATAATTTATGCCACAATGATGCCACAATATATCTCGCGGGAAGAAGAAGCACTAGCAGAATTCTCGACAGAAAGAGCTATGAATCAGGTAGAAATTATTGCGCAAAAACCGCATTATGTAGGGTCAACCAATCATGAACTTGTTGCTAATTATTTAATTCTTGAACTCAATCGAATAGGATTAGAAACTTCAATCCAGGAAGGATTTACACTTAACGAGAGAGGACTTTTAGTAAAATCAAAAAATATTCTGGCTCGCATAAAGGGTTCAAATAACTCAAAAGCACTTTTATTGCTTTCACACTACGACAGCGCGCCCCATTCTTTTTCAAAAGGAGCCAGCGATGACGCTTCTGGAGTTGCTACTATTTTAGAGGGCATCCGTGCTTTTTTATATGCAAAACAACCGCAAAAAAACGATATTATAATCCTGTTTTCTGATGCCGAAGAATTAGGATTAAACGGCGCCGCGCTTTTTGTCAACAAACATCCTTGGGCAAAAGATGTTGGTTTAGTGCTTAATTTTGAAGCTAGAGGTTCATCTGGCCCAAGTTATATGCTGATGGAAACTAATCAAGGAAACAAAACCCTTGTAAAAGAATTTGCAAATGCAAAAGCGGCTTATCCAGTTTCAAATTCTTTGATGTACAGCATTTACAAAATGCTTCCAAACGATACTGATTTGACTGTTTTTAGAGAGCAAGGAAAAATTCAAGGTTTCAATTTTGCTTTTATCGACGGACATTACAATTATCATACGCAGCAAGATGATGTACAACATTTAAACAAAACAACTCTTGCCCATCAAGGTTCGTATTTGATGCCTTTGCTGAAATATTTCGCAAATACCGATTTGAATGAAACAGATTCTACTGAAGATGATGTGTATTTCAATATTCCTTTCTCATTCATCAGTTATCCATTTTCTTGGGTAATCCCAATGACAATTATTGCGCTAGGATTGTTGATTTTATTTATTTTTATTGGAAAAGCAAAACATATTGTCAATTTCAGAGAGATTTTCAAAGGTTTTGTACCACTAATTGGCGCTATTTTAATTGCTGGATTAGTAACTTTCTTAGGCTGGAAAATCGTTTTGGAAATATATCCTCAATATTCTGATTTACTAAACGGATTCACTTATAACGGCCATGCTTATATTGGAGCATTCGTAACTTTAAGTATTGCAATTTGCTTTGCATTCTATCATCATTTTTCTGAGACAAAAGCCACAATGAATCATTTTGTTTCGGCTTTACTTTTATGGATAATCATAAATGGATTTATTGCCAATAGTTTAGTTGGAGCTGGTTTCTTGATTGTTCCTGTTTATTTTGGCGTAATTTTATTCGGAATTTATGTTCTTACTGGACACAATAGTTTAGGAGTGAATTTAGTTTTCTCTATTCCGGCTTTAATTATTGTTGCACCTTTTATTGTAATGTTTCCGGTCGGCTTAGGATTGAAAATTCTTTTTGGAAGTGCTGTTCTTACCGTGCTTCTTTTTGGATTATTGCTTCCCATATTTGGCGCATTTATCAAAAAAGGTGTCTGGACTATATTGTTTTTTGGTTTTTCAATAGGCTTTTTCATCTACGCAGGATATCATTCTGGATACGAACACGGAAAAGCAAAATCAAACAGTTTGCTGTACGTGTATAATGCCAACACTAATTCTGCAGTATGGACAACTTACGACATTAATTTAGACGATTGGACAAAATCATATTTAGGCGAAAAAAACCAAAAAGCAGTTGGATTAAACAGTCTTCCTCTTGCAAGTAAGTATAATTCTGGTTTTACTTATAGTGCAATTGCTCCAGTAGTTGATGTTCCAAAACCAACAATCGCTTTCTTAAGAGATAGTGTTATTGGAAACAAAAGATATTTAAAAATCAGAATTACGCCAAACCGAAAAGTAAATCGTTATGACATTTTCGCCAATCCAAAAATGACGTTCTACAACTTTAAAGCAAATGGTGTTTCAGAATCGGGTGCAAAAACAAATCGCCTTGAAAGAGAAGGCGCCAAAATATTATGCTATTATGTTGTAGGCAACGAGCCACTTGAAATGGAATTTTACATCAATAAATCTTCAATTTTTGATATGGATTTAATCGAAAGCTCTTTCGATTTAATGACTAATCCGTTATTGAAAGTAAAACCAAGAAGCGACTGGATGATGCCAACTCCTTTTGTATTGAATGATGCCGTTTTGATTCAGCAAAAAATAAAAAGATACGTGGCGCCAGTTCCGCAAGTACCAGCTGCTCCTGTTACGGATAGTTTAACAGTAGCAAAAGACAGCATAAAACCTATTGTTCAACCACAATAA
- a CDS encoding bifunctional GNAT family N-acetyltransferase/carbon-nitrogen hydrolase family protein produces MQTKIKKVELRNLEIEDYKQLKNSMIQSYPEMANSYWESKEIEKLLGIFPEGQLVILVDGKVVGSALSIIVDEKLVDKKHNYSQILGDYTFSTHDYDGEILYGIDVFIHPNYRGLRLGRRLYDARKELCEQLNLKAIVFAGRIPNYAQHSKKLTPKNYIEKVKHKELYDPVLSFQLSNDFHVLRIIKNYLEGDEESKEFAVLLEWNNIYYDESPKLINLEKSVIRLGLIQWQMRPLNNLEEFIEQAEFFIDVVSGYGSDFALFPELFIAPLMADYNHLSEAEAIRELARYTDSVRKRFQELSISYNINIITGSMPYMENGNLYNVGFLCKRDGTSEMYTKIHITPNEVVHWGMKGGSEFKTFDTDCGKIGILICYDVEFPELSRLLADEGMNILFVPFLTDTQNGYTRVKHCSQARAIENECYVAIAGCVGNLPKVNNMDIQYAQASVFTPSDFAFPSNGIKAEATPNTEMTLIVDVDLNLLKELHEHGSVHTLKDRRTDLYEIKKLNS; encoded by the coding sequence ATGCAAACAAAAATCAAAAAAGTTGAGCTTCGTAATTTGGAAATCGAAGACTACAAACAATTAAAAAATTCGATGATTCAATCCTATCCCGAAATGGCAAACTCCTATTGGGAATCTAAAGAGATTGAAAAATTGCTTGGGATTTTTCCAGAAGGACAATTAGTAATTTTGGTTGACGGCAAGGTTGTAGGATCGGCATTATCGATTATTGTCGATGAAAAACTGGTGGACAAAAAACACAATTACAGTCAAATTCTCGGCGATTATACTTTTTCAACCCACGACTATGACGGCGAAATTTTATACGGAATCGATGTTTTCATTCATCCAAACTATCGAGGTCTTCGATTAGGACGTCGATTATACGATGCCCGAAAGGAACTCTGCGAGCAATTGAATCTAAAAGCTATTGTATTTGCTGGCCGAATCCCTAATTATGCGCAACATTCAAAAAAATTAACTCCCAAAAATTATATTGAAAAGGTAAAACACAAAGAATTGTATGATCCTGTTCTTTCCTTTCAGTTGAGCAATGATTTTCACGTTTTAAGAATTATCAAAAATTATTTGGAAGGCGACGAAGAATCAAAAGAATTTGCGGTTTTGCTTGAATGGAATAACATTTATTATGATGAAAGTCCAAAACTGATCAATCTTGAAAAAAGCGTTATTCGTCTTGGCTTGATTCAGTGGCAAATGCGTCCGTTGAACAATCTCGAAGAGTTTATCGAACAAGCCGAGTTTTTTATTGACGTCGTTTCAGGTTACGGAAGTGATTTTGCTTTATTTCCAGAACTTTTCATCGCTCCACTAATGGCCGATTATAATCATCTATCCGAAGCCGAAGCCATTAGAGAACTTGCTAGATATACAGACTCAGTCAGAAAACGTTTCCAAGAACTTTCAATTTCATACAATATCAATATCATAACGGGAAGCATGCCGTATATGGAAAACGGAAATCTATACAATGTCGGTTTTTTATGCAAAAGAGACGGAACTTCAGAAATGTACACCAAAATTCACATCACGCCAAACGAAGTCGTGCACTGGGGAATGAAAGGCGGTTCAGAATTCAAAACTTTTGATACCGATTGCGGAAAAATTGGAATTTTGATTTGTTATGATGTAGAATTTCCAGAGCTTTCAAGATTATTGGCAGATGAAGGAATGAACATACTTTTTGTTCCGTTTTTAACCGATACACAAAATGGCTATACTCGTGTAAAACATTGTTCGCAAGCACGTGCCATTGAAAATGAATGTTATGTCGCTATTGCTGGTTGCGTTGGAAATCTTCCAAAAGTGAATAATATGGACATTCAATATGCGCAGGCATCTGTTTTTACACCTTCAGATTTTGCTTTTCCAAGCAACGGAATCAAAGCCGAAGCTACTCCAAATACTGAAATGACGCTGATCGTCGATGTCGATTTAAATTTGCTGAAAGAGCTTCACGAACACGGAAGCGTTCACACGTTAAAAGACAGAAGAACAGATTTATATGAAATCAAAAAACTAAATTCATGA